One Deinococcus planocerae DNA window includes the following coding sequences:
- the ccmE gene encoding cytochrome c maturation protein CcmE, protein MTLPSPLPQARRRKRSPLPTLLGVVALVALTAFIAFGNLGKSLEYFVTPTEYVQQRTELEGRPLRIGGLVRAVQYNPQTLDLKFDVTDGGASFPVRYRGAVSDLFKENQGVVVRGEFQGNTFHASELVVKHSEEYNVPQTQAELKDLLRQSE, encoded by the coding sequence ATGACCCTGCCCTCTCCCCTGCCGCAGGCCCGGCGGCGTAAGCGCAGCCCGCTGCCCACCCTCCTGGGCGTCGTGGCCCTCGTCGCGCTGACGGCCTTCATCGCCTTCGGGAACCTGGGCAAGAGCCTGGAATACTTCGTCACGCCGACCGAGTACGTGCAGCAGCGCACGGAGCTGGAGGGGCGGCCCCTGCGCATCGGCGGCCTCGTGCGGGCGGTGCAGTACAACCCGCAGACGCTGGACCTGAAGTTCGACGTGACGGACGGCGGCGCGAGTTTCCCGGTGCGGTACCGCGGGGCGGTGAGCGACCTCTTCAAGGAGAACCAGGGGGTCGTCGTGCGCGGCGAGTTTCAGGGCAACACCTTCCACGCCTCCGAACTCGTGGTGAAACACTCCGAGGAATACAACGTGCCGCAGACGCAGGCCGAGCTCAAAGACCTGCTGCGGCAGAGCGAGTGA
- the ccmD gene encoding heme exporter protein CcmD, translated as MDKYAAYVIVVYVVTLLLLAAYLGWVWLRLRANREERR; from the coding sequence GTGGATAAGTACGCCGCCTACGTGATCGTGGTGTATGTGGTGACCCTGCTGCTGCTCGCGGCCTACCTCGGCTGGGTCTGGTTGCGGCTGCGCGCGAACCGCGAGGAGCGGCGATGA